A stretch of Thermococcus bergensis DNA encodes these proteins:
- a CDS encoding type 1 glutamine amidotransferase family protein — MVIRRQSKTGGLALNKRNIKLLIVSLFFLFLSSSLYYATPIEEIKILVVCSDINDVMFANNLATITNSSVDILYLGIDLPDDRSKLSDPTYLIKYDEIWIPDLNVQWTEGGRLTREEVEALSNYVMNGGILVLGLNTYTQSWNRKLEEITGTRIIRIEKPETDSSEWDIIFNGRFYLYNDTYQTVIVSPYRARVLANYSNGLPAITLSHYGSGVGVLITFNPVEELIEHNPEIIDIYAHLAILALSERLGKPKIPIGELVLITLKKVFSHPFFLGALVFIILEIIAYLGFLPFGVTVLLAIPFLPFSKLLLKEECSKILEKVQTLRGVTLENLARELRKPPRRLKLPLVLLFLKKKIVILDLSPMDVRDSLVTPRGSESEGVAQWAIKRYPLLMREIIKNPRIRVIELAYRVDMPPYDVLRLLRELSRYGVVELKKAVVDYEVRPLDPLLRWSEV; from the coding sequence ATGGTTATAAGACGTCAAAGTAAAACTGGAGGATTGGCCTTGAATAAAAGGAACATCAAATTGTTGATAGTATCTCTCTTTTTTCTATTTTTGAGCTCCTCTCTCTATTATGCCACTCCAATCGAAGAGATCAAGATTCTAGTTGTTTGTAGTGATATTAACGATGTTATGTTCGCCAACAATTTGGCTACAATTACTAACTCTAGCGTAGATATTCTTTATCTTGGAATAGATTTACCTGACGACCGCTCGAAACTTTCGGACCCTACGTACCTCATCAAATATGATGAAATATGGATTCCCGATCTTAATGTTCAGTGGACCGAGGGCGGGAGGCTAACGCGAGAAGAAGTTGAAGCATTAAGCAATTATGTCATGAATGGGGGCATATTGGTTTTGGGCCTAAACACCTATACTCAAAGCTGGAATAGAAAACTCGAGGAAATAACTGGAACTCGAATCATACGTATTGAAAAACCAGAGACTGATAGTAGCGAATGGGATATAATATTTAATGGGAGATTTTACCTATACAACGATACTTACCAGACCGTCATCGTGAGCCCCTACAGAGCGAGAGTTCTTGCTAACTACTCTAATGGCTTACCTGCGATAACACTTTCCCACTATGGTAGTGGAGTTGGAGTTCTAATAACCTTCAATCCAGTGGAGGAATTGATTGAACATAACCCCGAAATTATTGATATATACGCCCATCTAGCCATCCTTGCATTATCAGAGCGCTTAGGGAAGCCTAAAATCCCAATAGGGGAATTAGTTCTTATAACGCTGAAAAAGGTTTTTAGTCATCCTTTCTTCTTAGGAGCATTGGTTTTTATAATACTTGAAATTATAGCTTATTTAGGGTTTCTCCCCTTTGGAGTTACTGTTCTTCTCGCTATTCCATTTCTGCCGTTTTCCAAGCTTTTGCTAAAGGAAGAATGTTCTAAAATTCTTGAAAAAGTACAAACCCTCAGAGGAGTGACACTTGAGAACTTAGCCCGTGAACTCAGAAAGCCTCCGAGAAGGCTCAAGTTACCGCTGGTGCTTCTTTTCCTCAAAAAGAAAATTGTTATCCTTGACCTCTCCCCCATGGATGTTAGAGATAGTTTAGTAACTCCAAGAGGTTCTGAATCTGAAGGCGTTGCTCAATGGGCCATCAAACGTTATCCTCTCTTAATGAGGGAGATCATCAAAAATCCTAGAATAAGAGTAATAGAATTAGCTTATCGTGTAGATATGCCCCCTTATGACGTTCTTAGACTTCTTAGAGAACTTTCCCGCTATGGAGTAGTTGAGCTTAAGAAAGCTGTGGTAGATTACGAGGTACGCCCTTTAGACCCGCTCCTGAGGTGGTCTGAGGTATGA
- a CDS encoding mechanosensitive ion channel family protein — MVILDKPLPYVEITPLQIITAVIVLIVGFVVAKIIVASFKRGLQKTKLPGLVIEFLARFLSALLYVVVILLAVRALGVNVGSVVLGLSAVIGLILGFGMQDTLTNLAAGVWLAALRPFDKGDVVTIAGQTGKVEAVGVMSTELLTADNVLITIPNKLVWGNVITNYTRMPTRRVDVNVGVAYGTDLDKAIKVAMDLMKNHPKVLKEPEPAVVITGLGDSSINLQLRAWAKTEDYWAVKGDLTKGIYEAYRREDIEIPFPQMDVHIKEMPKL, encoded by the coding sequence ATGGTAATTTTAGACAAGCCCCTACCTTACGTCGAGATTACTCCTTTGCAGATAATCACCGCTGTAATAGTCCTGATAGTGGGCTTTGTAGTCGCCAAAATAATCGTGGCCTCCTTCAAAAGAGGCTTACAAAAGACAAAGCTTCCCGGTTTAGTCATTGAGTTCCTTGCGAGGTTTCTTAGCGCCCTCCTTTATGTGGTAGTGATATTACTGGCAGTTAGGGCACTTGGAGTGAATGTCGGTTCCGTAGTACTGGGACTTTCCGCGGTCATAGGCTTGATACTCGGCTTTGGAATGCAGGACACTCTCACAAATCTTGCGGCTGGAGTTTGGCTCGCTGCCTTGAGACCCTTTGACAAGGGCGACGTTGTAACTATAGCGGGTCAGACGGGAAAGGTGGAGGCCGTTGGAGTGATGAGTACCGAGCTACTGACAGCGGACAACGTTCTCATAACGATACCGAACAAATTAGTCTGGGGGAATGTTATAACAAACTACACCAGAATGCCAACGCGCAGGGTTGATGTTAACGTTGGCGTCGCATACGGCACTGACCTCGACAAGGCCATAAAAGTGGCAATGGACCTCATGAAAAACCACCCGAAAGTTCTGAAAGAGCCAGAGCCGGCCGTTGTCATAACTGGCTTGGGAGATTCATCAATAAACCTGCAGCTTCGTGCTTGGGCTAAGACTGAAGACTATTGGGCTGTCAAGGGCGATCTAACTAAGGGTATCTACGAAGCCTACAGAAGAGAGGACATCGAAATACCATTCCCACAGATGGACGTCCATATAAAGGAAATGCCAAAGCTTTGA
- a CDS encoding peroxiredoxin: protein MEMVAIGEKFPEVEVKTTHGVIKLPNYFAEKGKWFMLFSHPADFTPVCTTEFYALQKRVDKFRELGVEPIGLSVDQVFSHIKWMEWIRENLGEEITFPVIADDRGELADKLGMIPSGATITARAVFIVDDKGVIRAIVYYPAEVGRDWDEVLRLVKALKISTEKGVALPHKWPNNELIGDKVIVPPASTVDQVKEREEAKAKGEIECYDWWFCYKKLE from the coding sequence ATGGAAATGGTCGCTATAGGTGAAAAGTTCCCGGAAGTTGAGGTAAAGACTACCCATGGAGTAATAAAACTCCCGAACTACTTTGCAGAGAAGGGCAAGTGGTTCATGCTCTTCAGCCACCCAGCAGATTTCACTCCCGTCTGTACAACCGAGTTCTACGCATTGCAAAAGAGGGTTGACAAGTTCAGAGAGCTTGGAGTAGAACCAATAGGGCTGAGCGTTGACCAGGTTTTCAGCCACATCAAGTGGATGGAGTGGATAAGGGAGAACCTTGGTGAGGAGATAACCTTCCCGGTTATAGCCGACGACCGCGGTGAGCTTGCCGACAAGCTCGGCATGATACCAAGCGGTGCTACCATTACAGCTAGAGCAGTCTTTATAGTTGACGACAAAGGTGTCATAAGGGCCATCGTATACTATCCGGCCGAGGTCGGCAGGGACTGGGACGAGGTTTTGAGGCTTGTTAAAGCATTAAAGATAAGCACAGAAAAGGGCGTAGCCTTACCACACAAGTGGCCCAACAACGAGCTTATTGGCGATAAGGTTATCGTTCCCCCGGCAAGCACGGTTGACCAAGTCAAGGAACGCGAAGAGGCCAAAGCCAAGGGCGAGATAGAGTGCTACGACTGGTGGTTCTGCTACAAGAAGCTTGAATGA
- a CDS encoding 2-oxoacid:acceptor oxidoreductase subunit alpha, with protein sequence MVEFKEDVSIVLGGAAGQGIQTVEEILTRVLKLSGYNVYANKEYMSRVRGGINTTEIRVSSKKVRAFVRRIDILIPFKRGVLPWVEKRLTENTVVLGEKENVEEEYLSRVNFVEVPLNEMAKEVGSPLYLNTIAAGVVVGLFHGDFEALEEYLRKRFGSKGEEVVLKNIEAARKGYELGVKLCEEGTIRIEVKRDENVKKEVLLSGTEAVALGAVAGGMNFLSFYPMSPSTGVAVFSAQHAEDFEIVVEQVEDEIAAINMALGAWFAGARGMVTTSGGGFALMSEALSLAGMAENPVVIHLAQRPGPATGLPTRTMQGDLNLVLYSGHGEFPRIVLAPGSIEEAFYLTAEAFNLADKYQVPVIILTDQYFVDTYYNLPELDLSKIKMEKYIVESDEDYKRYKLTEDGISPRSIPGYGKGVVVANGNEHDEWGDITEDEELSRLMQEKRAIKKLETIRKNTMMPELVGRENAKYVIVAWGSTYHVIREALEVLNREDVAFLHFKWVYPLPEKVEGLLEGKVIIDIEQNVTAQFAELLKKEFGLEIHHKILKYDGRPFSVEEILDALKEVLE encoded by the coding sequence ATGGTCGAGTTTAAGGAAGATGTTTCTATTGTTTTGGGTGGTGCAGCAGGTCAGGGAATTCAGACAGTTGAGGAGATCCTTACAAGGGTTTTGAAGCTTTCTGGTTATAACGTCTATGCAAACAAAGAGTACATGTCAAGGGTTAGAGGCGGAATAAACACCACCGAAATCAGAGTATCATCAAAAAAGGTAAGAGCATTTGTAAGGAGGATCGATATCTTAATCCCGTTCAAGCGTGGAGTTCTTCCTTGGGTGGAAAAAAGGCTCACAGAGAACACAGTGGTTTTGGGCGAAAAGGAAAACGTTGAGGAGGAATACCTCAGCAGAGTAAACTTTGTTGAAGTGCCCCTCAATGAAATGGCAAAAGAAGTTGGCAGTCCTCTGTATTTAAACACAATAGCAGCGGGAGTTGTGGTTGGACTCTTCCACGGAGACTTTGAGGCTCTCGAGGAATATCTGAGAAAAAGATTTGGCAGCAAAGGAGAAGAGGTTGTGTTAAAAAACATTGAAGCCGCTAGGAAAGGTTACGAGCTTGGAGTAAAGCTGTGTGAAGAGGGAACAATTAGAATTGAGGTTAAAAGAGACGAAAACGTTAAGAAAGAGGTTCTTTTAAGCGGCACCGAGGCTGTAGCCTTAGGTGCAGTCGCTGGGGGAATGAACTTCCTGAGCTTTTATCCCATGAGCCCCTCCACAGGTGTTGCTGTCTTCTCTGCCCAGCATGCCGAGGACTTTGAAATAGTAGTGGAGCAGGTAGAGGATGAGATAGCTGCAATAAACATGGCTCTGGGAGCATGGTTCGCCGGTGCAAGGGGAATGGTAACAACCTCGGGAGGCGGCTTTGCCTTGATGAGCGAAGCCCTAAGCTTAGCTGGAATGGCAGAAAATCCAGTGGTAATCCATCTCGCCCAAAGACCCGGTCCGGCAACGGGATTGCCCACAAGAACAATGCAAGGCGACTTGAACCTTGTTCTTTATTCTGGCCATGGTGAATTTCCAAGAATAGTTCTCGCACCAGGGAGCATTGAGGAGGCTTTTTACCTTACGGCAGAGGCTTTCAATTTAGCGGACAAATACCAAGTGCCTGTGATAATCTTAACGGATCAATACTTTGTCGATACCTATTACAACCTCCCAGAGCTTGATCTAAGCAAAATTAAGATGGAAAAGTACATTGTGGAGAGCGATGAGGACTACAAGAGGTACAAGCTCACCGAAGATGGCATTTCTCCAAGGAGCATTCCCGGATACGGAAAGGGTGTTGTGGTGGCTAATGGAAACGAACACGACGAGTGGGGAGACATAACCGAAGACGAGGAACTTTCAAGGCTGATGCAGGAGAAAAGGGCAATAAAGAAACTTGAAACAATAAGGAAAAATACCATGATGCCGGAACTTGTGGGGAGAGAGAATGCAAAATACGTCATTGTCGCATGGGGTTCAACCTACCATGTGATAAGAGAAGCCCTCGAAGTTCTCAACAGGGAAGACGTAGCGTTTCTGCACTTTAAGTGGGTGTATCCTCTGCCCGAGAAGGTTGAAGGTCTCTTGGAAGGCAAAGTGATAATAGACATCGAGCAAAACGTTACAGCACAGTTCGCAGAGCTTTTAAAGAAAGAGTTTGGGCTAGAGATCCATCACAAGATTTTGAAGTATGATGGGAGGCCTTTCTCCGTTGAAGAGATTCTTGATGCTCTTAAGGAGGTGTTAGAATGA
- a CDS encoding thiamine pyrophosphate-dependent enzyme, with protein sequence MISPLIFEPERPGSKDIAWCPGCGNFGIRNILKSAFAELNLRPQDVVIISGIGQAAKMPHYINVNGYHTLHGRSIPIATAVKAANPSLTVIAEGGDGDMYAEGGNHLLHAIRRNPDITVLVHDNQIYGLTKGQASPTTMLGMKTPTQPWGVFEEPFNPIALAIALDASFVARTFMGYFKESVEIIKKAIQHKGLAIVDIFHPCVSFNKVNTYEWYREHTYWMKDHNPYDREEAFKRAIESDPLPLGVFYIHEKPTFEEQVPAYKRDKTPLWQRKPKLEEIGKILEAKRTF encoded by the coding sequence ATGATCTCTCCGCTTATTTTTGAACCCGAAAGACCCGGAAGCAAGGACATAGCCTGGTGTCCCGGGTGTGGGAACTTCGGTATTAGGAATATTTTGAAGTCCGCCTTTGCCGAGCTCAACCTAAGGCCGCAGGATGTTGTCATAATAAGCGGAATTGGCCAAGCGGCAAAAATGCCCCACTACATAAACGTTAACGGCTACCACACCCTTCACGGTCGTTCAATTCCAATAGCTACAGCTGTTAAAGCCGCAAATCCATCTTTGACGGTAATAGCGGAGGGTGGAGATGGAGACATGTACGCTGAAGGAGGCAACCACCTTCTCCACGCCATAAGAAGAAACCCAGACATAACGGTTTTAGTCCACGACAATCAGATTTACGGACTTACAAAAGGTCAGGCTTCTCCCACAACAATGCTGGGGATGAAAACTCCTACTCAACCTTGGGGAGTCTTTGAAGAGCCTTTCAACCCAATAGCCTTGGCAATAGCTCTGGATGCATCTTTTGTAGCAAGGACTTTCATGGGATACTTCAAAGAGAGCGTGGAGATAATCAAAAAGGCAATTCAGCATAAAGGATTAGCCATAGTAGACATCTTCCATCCATGTGTGAGCTTCAACAAGGTGAACACCTACGAATGGTATCGCGAGCACACTTACTGGATGAAAGACCACAACCCCTACGACAGGGAGGAGGCCTTTAAGAGAGCTATAGAGAGCGATCCCCTCCCACTGGGAGTGTTCTACATCCATGAAAAGCCAACCTTTGAAGAGCAGGTTCCAGCTTATAAAAGGGACAAAACACCGCTGTGGCAGAGGAAGCCTAAGCTTGAAGAAATTGGAAAAATTTTGGAGGCTAAGAGAACGTTTTGA
- a CDS encoding peroxiredoxin translates to MIGEKAPDFVLKDQNGEEFKLSDFRGKKVLLSFHPLAWTGICEKQMKALEENYEKFETLNVLPVGISVDPMPSKKAWAEHMGLKKLRILSDFWPHGEVAKLYGLFREKDGISERANVLVDEEGKIALYKVYPIRELPNLEEIFDFLERYC, encoded by the coding sequence GTGATTGGAGAAAAAGCACCGGATTTTGTGTTGAAAGACCAAAATGGGGAGGAATTTAAGCTTTCAGATTTTAGAGGGAAGAAAGTTCTCCTATCCTTCCACCCACTGGCATGGACAGGTATTTGCGAAAAGCAGATGAAAGCTTTGGAAGAAAACTATGAAAAATTTGAAACCCTAAACGTTCTCCCGGTTGGTATAAGCGTTGACCCCATGCCGAGTAAAAAGGCCTGGGCTGAACACATGGGGCTTAAGAAACTCAGGATTCTGAGCGACTTTTGGCCTCATGGTGAGGTTGCAAAGCTATATGGACTTTTTAGAGAAAAGGATGGCATTTCAGAAAGGGCAAACGTTTTGGTTGATGAAGAAGGGAAGATAGCCCTCTACAAAGTTTACCCAATAAGGGAACTTCCCAACTTGGAAGAGATATTCGATTTTCTGGAAAGATACTGTTAG
- a CDS encoding IS6 family transposase has product MKSETIIYWVVSALKPFRRNKIPPEKKIRGVELYLRGLSYRQTARILKISHVTVWEAVQKLAEAVYKPKILAVKKQRNFIAVDETVIKINGKKRFLWAAIDVESKEVLAVWITTVRNWWVARDFILVVLKSCEGQPVFLVDRASWYKSAFKSLGLGYLHVTFGPRNSVERWFRTLKERTKRFWNNFRSEDWRRVHRFVFLFAFWYNFVRIHSSFGGPPGDFAEWLQEVMPQLS; this is encoded by the coding sequence ATGAAGTCTGAAACCATTATTTACTGGGTGGTTTCAGCCTTAAAACCCTTTCGTCGCAACAAAATCCCACCAGAAAAGAAAATCAGGGGAGTAGAATTATACCTGCGAGGCCTCAGTTACCGGCAAACCGCCAGAATCCTCAAAATCAGTCACGTAACAGTCTGGGAGGCCGTCCAAAAACTCGCAGAAGCAGTTTACAAGCCAAAAATCCTCGCAGTCAAAAAACAGCGAAACTTCATCGCAGTTGACGAAACAGTAATAAAAATCAACGGAAAGAAAAGATTCCTCTGGGCTGCAATTGACGTTGAGAGCAAGGAAGTTTTGGCAGTCTGGATTACGACTGTTAGAAACTGGTGGGTTGCCAGGGATTTCATCCTGGTTGTTTTAAAGTCGTGTGAAGGGCAGCCTGTCTTTCTGGTTGACAGGGCTAGCTGGTATAAGTCTGCTTTTAAGAGTCTGGGGTTGGGTTATCTGCATGTGACTTTCGGGCCGAGGAACAGTGTTGAGCGCTGGTTTAGGACGTTGAAGGAAAGAACAAAGCGTTTCTGGAATAATTTCAGGAGTGAGGACTGGAGAAGGGTTCATAGGTTTGTTTTTCTGTTTGCCTTCTGGTACAATTTTGTCAGAATTCATTCTAGTTTTGGTGGTCCGCCTGGTGATTTTGCTGAGTGGCTTCAGGAGGTGATGCCCCAGTTATCCTAA
- a CDS encoding FprA family A-type flavoprotein, which produces MPKVWIEKLLDEPELYLLRIDDDKIKYFEATWDIPEGITYNAYLMKTDSAVVLFDAWKKDYTSEFLEALSSIVDPKEITHIVVHHTEPDHSGALPKVLEANGHSAKIIGTAFAKRLLEAFYGIKENVHAIKDGEELKVGNKTLKFITVPWLHWPDAMITYLLEDNIILSCDVWGGYSIPDAIDDSDEGVVENYLPYVNKYIVTVIGHYHKYIVENVEKIKKLGIVDDVKMILPGHGLVWRKNPRKIFEHYVNVAAGVPKKGKVLVVYDSMYGFVEESVGIAVDELKKLGFEPVVYRFTDKEAPAVSDILGEVPDSEALIIGASTYEASIHPRMRYLVHEILDKANYAKPVLILGKFGWAGVAGREIEALLRESKFEHVATVEAKGRTTAEDEVKIREGVRKLVEKLKG; this is translated from the coding sequence ATGCCAAAGGTTTGGATAGAGAAACTTCTTGACGAACCTGAGCTCTACCTTTTGAGGATTGACGATGACAAAATAAAATACTTCGAGGCAACGTGGGACATTCCGGAAGGAATAACCTATAATGCTTACCTCATGAAGACAGATAGTGCAGTTGTTCTTTTTGATGCCTGGAAAAAAGACTATACCAGTGAATTCCTTGAAGCACTCTCAAGTATAGTTGATCCCAAGGAGATAACCCACATAGTTGTCCATCACACGGAGCCGGATCACAGCGGAGCTCTGCCAAAAGTCCTTGAAGCAAACGGGCACAGTGCGAAGATTATAGGGACTGCATTTGCAAAGAGGCTTTTGGAGGCTTTTTACGGCATCAAGGAAAACGTTCACGCAATTAAAGATGGGGAAGAACTGAAGGTAGGAAACAAGACTTTAAAGTTCATAACAGTCCCGTGGCTCCACTGGCCCGATGCGATGATAACCTACCTTCTTGAGGACAATATAATCCTTAGCTGTGACGTATGGGGGGGTTACTCAATTCCCGATGCCATTGATGACAGCGATGAGGGCGTTGTGGAGAACTACCTTCCCTATGTTAATAAATACATAGTAACAGTAATAGGCCACTACCACAAGTACATCGTGGAGAATGTCGAGAAGATAAAGAAGCTTGGCATAGTTGATGACGTAAAGATGATCCTCCCTGGACATGGGTTGGTATGGCGTAAGAACCCAAGGAAAATCTTTGAGCATTATGTAAACGTTGCTGCTGGAGTTCCGAAGAAGGGTAAAGTTTTGGTTGTCTATGACTCAATGTACGGCTTTGTTGAAGAAAGCGTTGGGATAGCAGTTGATGAGCTCAAAAAGCTTGGATTTGAGCCGGTTGTCTACAGGTTCACCGACAAAGAGGCTCCCGCGGTTAGTGATATCCTTGGAGAAGTTCCGGATAGTGAAGCGCTTATTATTGGGGCTTCAACATATGAAGCGAGCATACACCCGAGAATGAGGTATCTCGTCCATGAGATACTTGATAAAGCTAACTACGCAAAGCCCGTCCTTATACTTGGTAAATTTGGCTGGGCGGGAGTGGCCGGAAGAGAGATAGAGGCATTACTCAGGGAGTCCAAGTTTGAGCATGTGGCTACAGTAGAGGCAAAGGGCAGAACAACGGCAGAGGACGAGGTAAAAATTAGGGAAGGAGTTAGGAAGCTTGTGGAAAAGCTTAAAGGATAA
- a CDS encoding ferritin-like domain-containing protein — protein sequence MEEEIVKKLESLSEREILGYAIGSEEDAKEFYLKLAQGNSELMKKFFEDLAKAEEAHKALLLNLHKKVFGDVNYVVPKDIPFAESTVNEVTLGAMVEAMRTALMNEKVAERVYRLLAKRLPEHEALFEFLAAQERAHYKAIEAHKEYLEGLVEGNPEYVKSPVHVIFNQIEIYYKPRTL from the coding sequence ATGGAAGAAGAAATAGTTAAGAAATTGGAAAGTCTTTCTGAGAGAGAAATACTGGGGTATGCGATAGGATCTGAAGAAGATGCAAAGGAATTCTACCTAAAACTTGCTCAAGGAAACTCGGAGCTTATGAAAAAATTCTTTGAAGACCTTGCAAAAGCGGAGGAGGCACATAAAGCTCTTCTTTTGAATTTACATAAGAAAGTGTTTGGAGATGTGAATTACGTAGTTCCTAAGGATATTCCATTTGCAGAGAGCACGGTAAATGAAGTAACTTTAGGCGCAATGGTTGAAGCAATGAGAACTGCATTAATGAACGAAAAGGTAGCGGAGAGAGTTTATAGGCTTTTGGCTAAAAGACTGCCTGAACACGAAGCCCTTTTTGAGTTTTTGGCAGCACAGGAGAGGGCTCATTACAAAGCGATCGAAGCTCACAAGGAATACCTTGAAGGGTTGGTGGAAGGAAACCCTGAATATGTAAAATCACCTGTCCATGTAATATTCAACCAGATTGAAATCTATTACAAACCAAGAACTCTCTAA
- a CDS encoding NAD(P)/FAD-dependent oxidoreductase encodes MNVIIIGNGPGGVELANQLSGEHEVTIVEQENVPYYTKPMLSHYIAGFIEKEKLFPHSTEWYEKKGITLNLGVKAELINRARKILITNKGEIPYDVLVIGTGARAREPTFEGKEFVHTLRTLQDAEKIKEQMEKHEEALILGGGFIALELAANFAKAGYKAKVVHRGNTLLGLDEELTKIIVEKLECSGVEFYLNTNVLKADKDGVFTDRGYIKGKVKISAFGIIPNKEIAVRSGIHAGRGILIDDHFRTSAKDVYAIGDCAEYNGIISGTAKAAVGHARVLANILRGGEDRYDFEFRSTVFKFGDFPIGIIGKTKGEGKWLDGKTKVFLEEGKIVGAVVIEDIRRAMTLERKIKAGVSMDGL; translated from the coding sequence ATGAACGTCATCATAATTGGAAATGGTCCCGGTGGGGTTGAATTAGCCAACCAGCTTTCTGGAGAGCATGAGGTTACAATAGTGGAGCAGGAAAACGTCCCCTATTATACCAAGCCTATGCTGAGTCACTACATAGCGGGATTCATTGAGAAGGAAAAGCTCTTCCCGCATTCTACCGAATGGTATGAAAAGAAGGGGATAACTCTAAACCTTGGCGTAAAAGCAGAACTAATAAATAGGGCTCGGAAAATACTGATAACAAACAAAGGCGAGATACCCTATGATGTCTTGGTTATAGGGACGGGTGCAAGGGCAAGAGAACCAACCTTCGAGGGCAAAGAGTTTGTGCACACCCTTAGAACACTCCAAGATGCCGAGAAGATTAAAGAGCAAATGGAGAAACATGAAGAAGCTCTGATACTTGGTGGGGGATTTATAGCCTTAGAACTTGCCGCAAACTTCGCAAAGGCGGGTTATAAAGCTAAGGTGGTTCACAGGGGAAATACTCTTCTCGGCCTTGATGAGGAGCTCACGAAAATAATAGTAGAAAAGCTCGAATGCAGTGGAGTTGAGTTTTACCTCAATACAAATGTTCTGAAAGCCGATAAAGATGGAGTTTTTACTGATAGGGGGTACATAAAGGGAAAAGTTAAGATATCTGCCTTTGGGATTATCCCTAACAAAGAGATAGCGGTTAGGAGTGGAATTCACGCTGGGAGAGGAATACTTATTGACGACCACTTTCGAACTTCGGCAAAGGATGTTTACGCTATCGGAGATTGCGCCGAGTACAATGGAATAATATCCGGCACTGCAAAGGCTGCTGTAGGGCATGCAAGAGTTCTTGCCAACATTTTGAGGGGCGGAGAGGATAGATATGACTTTGAATTCCGTTCAACAGTTTTTAAATTCGGTGATTTCCCAATAGGAATAATCGGGAAGACCAAAGGAGAAGGAAAGTGGCTGGATGGGAAGACAAAAGTTTTCCTTGAAGAAGGGAAAATAGTTGGGGCAGTTGTTATCGAAGATATAAGAAGGGCAATGACACTGGAGAGGAAGATAAAAGCGGGAGTTAGCATGGATGGACTGTGA
- a CDS encoding rubrerythrin family protein, which translates to MVVERKMTKKFLEEAYAGESMAHMRYMIFADVAEREGFPNIAKLFRAIAFAELVHARNHYEALGNVKDTPSNLQVAIDGETFEVEEMYPVYKATAELQGEKEAVRSTHYALEAEKIHAELYKKAKELAEQKKDLEIKKVYICPVCGYTAVDEAPDRCPVCGVPKEKFVVFE; encoded by the coding sequence ATGGTGGTTGAAAGAAAAATGACCAAGAAGTTTCTGGAAGAGGCTTACGCAGGAGAGAGCATGGCTCACATGAGGTACATGATTTTTGCAGACGTGGCTGAGAGGGAAGGATTCCCAAACATAGCAAAGCTTTTCAGGGCAATAGCCTTTGCGGAGCTCGTGCATGCAAGAAATCACTATGAAGCTTTGGGCAACGTTAAAGACACCCCAAGCAACCTCCAGGTGGCAATAGACGGTGAGACCTTTGAAGTTGAGGAAATGTACCCAGTTTATAAAGCAACAGCCGAGCTTCAGGGAGAGAAAGAAGCAGTTAGAAGCACTCACTATGCTTTAGAGGCTGAGAAAATTCATGCAGAGCTCTATAAGAAGGCAAAAGAGCTCGCAGAGCAGAAGAAGGACTTGGAGATAAAGAAAGTTTACATCTGTCCGGTTTGTGGTTATACCGCTGTTGATGAAGCTCCAGATCGCTGTCCTGTGTGCGGTGTTCCAAAAGAAAAGTTCGTGGTGTTTGAGTAA
- the rd gene encoding rubredoxin, which translates to MAKWKCIVCGYIYDEEVGDPDNGIAPGTKFEDLPDDWVCPLCGAQKDMFEKIE; encoded by the coding sequence ATGGCGAAGTGGAAATGTATAGTTTGTGGATACATATACGATGAGGAAGTCGGAGACCCGGATAACGGAATTGCTCCGGGAACAAAGTTTGAGGACTTGCCGGATGACTGGGTATGCCCGCTCTGTGGCGCTCAGAAGGATATGTTTGAAAAAATAGAGTGA
- a CDS encoding class II SORL domain-containing protein codes for MISGTIKSGDWKGEKHVPVIEYKKEGDLIKVKVQVGKEVPHPNTPEHHIAWIELYFHPEGENFPIMVGRAEFTHHSDPLSEPIAKFFFRTQKKGKLYALSYCNIHGLWENEVQLE; via the coding sequence ATGATAAGTGGAACTATTAAGAGTGGGGACTGGAAGGGAGAAAAGCACGTTCCGGTTATAGAGTACAAGAAGGAAGGCGACCTTATTAAGGTTAAGGTGCAGGTCGGCAAGGAAGTTCCCCACCCAAACACGCCAGAGCACCACATAGCATGGATTGAGCTCTACTTCCATCCGGAAGGAGAGAACTTTCCAATCATGGTCGGGCGTGCTGAGTTTACCCACCACTCAGACCCACTAAGCGAGCCTATAGCCAAGTTCTTCTTCAGGACTCAGAAGAAGGGCAAGCTCTATGCCTTGAGCTACTGCAACATTCACGGCCTCTGGGAGAACGAGGTTCAGCTCGAGTGA